The genomic region TCAGAGATCGGGGCGACTGGATTCGAACCAGCGACCTCTTGAACCCCATTCAAGCGCGCTTCCGGGCTGCGCCACGCCCCGTTCGTAGCATCAATTTCCTTATACTTGTATCAAGTCTTAATTGTATCAAGTCTTAATTGTATCACAAATTCCTGTATAATGTCAAAAAAAATTGAGTATCGCTTGAGATTTGCCTCTGTATCCGACGCGTTCATTGATTTCCTATCGTTGATTTTTCATTTAATAATGTAAGGCAAGACCTCCGTATCCCACTGTTATGTTCGGATCACATACGGAGCCTTGCCCTCTATTAGATAAGAACGCGATACGTTAGGCAAAACCCATCTCTTTTAGATTTTTGAGACTGATGCCTAAACTTTCAAACGGATCGCGCTCGTAGCAGGTGTCCTGCTCGATAATATACCACTCAACCTCTGCATAGATACAAGCGTCCAGAATAGCATCCCAATTAAGGTTGCCTTCACCAATTTCCGCGAAGCGTTGCGTGGAGCCTTGCATCGCCATATCCTTGAGATGGATGATGTCGGCGCGCCCCTTTAACTGACGAATCCAGGCGGCTGGGTCGCCCCCACCGTGCTGAATCCAGTAGGTATCCAGTTCACTTTTAAAGTAATTCGGATCACTTTCGGTATACAGAATCTCTAACCCAGTGCGTCCGTTATAACGCTCCAACTCAAAACTATGGTTATGATAGGAGAACGTCAAGCCTCCTTCAGCAAGGCGCGCCGCGACTTCCGATGCTTCCCTGGCAAATCTGGCGTATCCTTCCGCTGTTCGGTATTCGCCCGGAAGTCCGCCGATTGCGGCATGTTTGCATCCCCACAACTGATGTTCGTCAATAACAGATTGGGGTTCGTCCCGCATCCGTTCGTAGCTTGTATGTGTCGCGATGATGCTGAGTCCTTCCCCGTCAACAATGTTTTTCAGGGCAGCGGGTTCAATTGGACCGAGTGCGGAACATTGCACCACCTCGTATCCGAGTTGCCGAACTTTTTTCATCGTTTCTGCGATGTCGGCTTCAGTTTTGGTAAAATCCCGAACAGTATAGAGTTGCGCGGCGATTTGCTGTGCAGAAAGTTCATTTTGTGTTGCCATAATTTCTCCTTCTATCTGATCTATTCTATTTATGGTAGTATACCAAAAAGGAACGTGCCGGTCAAATTAATGTTGAAAACTGATAACTTCTAAAAAATTGATTTGCAGATAAAAAAGGGTTTTGGTAAACTTTATAAGTATGATGAATTCTTTTTTCTTCGGCGGTAACAAACCAGGCTCCTTTCGACTTTTCCGCCTGCTCCTTCATTTCCCAAATTTCGTCAAACTGGCATGGCGACTGTTTGTCGATGAACGTGTTCCTGTCTATCGGAAAGCGATTCTCATCCTTGCTGAATTATTGGCAGTCGTGTTCGCTATCGCCTATTTGGTGAATCCGCTTGATTTCGATTTTATCCCTATTTTTGGGCGCGTTGACGATCTTCTTATCGGGGCGTTCGTGATTCTTGTGCCGAGTGCGTGGCTATTTATTCGGTTATGTCCTGAACCTATCGTCCGTGAACACGTAGAACGGATTTCACGTGGGGAATAAATAGGACTCGCTCAACCCAACGTATTTTTTCGGACACATCACATTTTTTCCAACTTTTTTGCAACTTTATTATCCAATAGGTGTGTCTTTAGAACGTCAACACAAAAAATAAAGAACAGTCGGATCTAACACTACATCATATAGGAGGGTTTATATCATGTTCAGACTCAGGCCTACACTGCGTAACCCTGTCCGGGTAATTTTGGTCTTAGTAGTTCTTATTGTCGCTGCGGGTGTTATCATTGATCGGGATACAAATCAGTTCACGCTACAGACTGCCGTTGGACAGACAAACGACACACTTCAAACATCAGAAGATTTCCAGCACTTGGAACGCGCAAATCGAGCATTTATTGATTTAGTGGCGCGCACACGTCCTGCTGTCGTCCAAATTACAACGACAACACAACGGAATAGAATCATCACCCCCGAAAGACAACAGATAACTCCGGAGCAAGAAGAGCAATTTAGAGATTTTTTTGGCGATGAATTCTTCAGACGCTTTTTTCGAGACCCCGAACAAGAACAGCGCGATCAACAAGCACCGCGCCAACGTATATTCCCGAATCCGGCTCCCGTTAGGGGTGTTGGCTCTGGGGTAATCGTCAGTGACGATGGCTATATACTTACCAACAACCACGTTATTGAGCGGAGCGATGAAATCAGCGTCACTTTATCAAATGGAAAGGAATATCCAGCGGAATTAGTTGGACGCGATGCCGCCGGGACCGAAGTCAGCGGGACCGATTTAGCAGTTCTTAAAATTGACGCTGAAGGACTTCCAACCCTTCCATTTGGTGATTCGGATCAGCTTGAAGTCGGCGAATGGGTAATTGCCATCGGAACCCCACTCAATTTTTCTCAAACTGTGACCCGGGGAATTGTGAGCGCGAAGGGGCGGCCTGGATGGTTCAGCGGTATCAAATACGGTAATTTCATACAGACGGATGCCCCGATCAATCGAGGAAACAGTGGCGGTGCCTTGATCAACATTCGCGGCGAATTGGTTGGAATTAATACAGCGATTATCACCGGTGGTCTTTCCACAGGAAATATCGGTATCGGCTTCGCCGTCCCGAGTAAAATGGCACAACAGGTCTTACCGCAACTCATTAAACATGGCAAAGTTGAGCGCGGCTGGCTTGGCATCAGTATGAGAAATGTCGATCAGGATTTGGCAGAAAAGTTGAACTTCGATACACCGCGCGGTGCTTTTGTGCGTGGCGTTAGTAAAGGGAGTCCTGCAGATACAGCTGGGATCCAACGTTCAGATGTCATCGTTGAATTTAATGGCGAAACAATTCGAGATATTAATGATCTGATGCATGTTGTAGCAGCAACAGAGGTCGGCAAATCTGTTGAAGTCATAGTGCTCCGAGACGGCACTGAAGAAAAACGGTTGACTGTCAAACTGGGCAAACGGACTGAAGAGGTTATTGCTAAACTCAACGCCCAGTTACAAGAAGCCGAAAATATGAGGCCAGAACTCAGAGGGGCACGACTCAACCGTGATCAACAGAAAGAAGCCTTTGCGGGACTTCAGGTCCAGAATCTGACCCCCGCGATTGCTGAGCGTTACGATTACGCGTCAGATGAGAAAGGTGTAGTCGTCACACAGGTTGAAAGCGGGAGCAACGCGGAGAAAAAAGGTATCGTTCCCGGATCCCTCATCCAGGAAATGGAGTGGACAGAGATTGACGACCTTGCGTCCTATTCCCGTCTTGTGGAACAACTCACGAGCGAAAATAAAAAGCAGGTACTTCTCTATGTCAAATCGCCCAATGGACAGGGAAGTGCGTACGTTACGATTAAAGTTTCCACATCAGACGATACATCAGATAGGTGATACCACCGACACGCTAAAGCGTGGGGAAACCTTCATTCCGTCAATTCCCGTAAGGAAAAAATGGCACGCGAATATCCGATTGAAAACGTGCGCAATATCGGCATTGCAGCGCACATTGATGCAGGCAAAACAACCACAACTGAACGGATTCTTTTCTACACCGGTAAAAAGCATAAGATCGGTGCAGTAGATGACGGGACTGCTGAGATGGATTGGATGTTACAGGAACGAGAACGCGGCGTAACGATTACTGCCGCCGCAACGACCTGTTTCTGGCAAGAACACGCAATTCATCTTATTGATACACCCGGACACGTCGATTTTACAGTGGAAGTGGAACGCTCCTTGCGAATTTTGGATGGTGCGATTGCCCTTTTCTGTGCTGTCGGCGGCGTTGAGCCGCAGTCAGAAACGGTTTGGCGTCAAGCGGAACGTTACGAAGTGCCGCGCATCGTCTTCGTTAATAAAATGGATAGGGTTGGTGCGAATTTCACTCGCGTCCTGGAAATGATGAAGGAACAGTTAGACGCGAACCCTGTCGCCCTTCAATTGCCGATGGGTGAAGGCCCCGATTTCACGGGTGTTATTGATCTCGTAACGCAGAAGGCAATGCGTTGGGACACAACGGATCTCGGACAGACATACATAGAGGCAGAGATCCCGCCTGAATTTCAAGAT from Candidatus Poribacteria bacterium harbors:
- a CDS encoding sugar phosphate isomerase/epimerase, with the translated sequence MATQNELSAQQIAAQLYTVRDFTKTEADIAETMKKVRQLGYEVVQCSALGPIEPAALKNIVDGEGLSIIATHTSYERMRDEPQSVIDEHQLWGCKHAAIGGLPGEYRTAEGYARFAREASEVAARLAEGGLTFSYHNHSFELERYNGRTGLEILYTESDPNYFKSELDTYWIQHGGGDPAAWIRQLKGRADIIHLKDMAMQGSTQRFAEIGEGNLNWDAILDACIYAEVEWYIIEQDTCYERDPFESLGISLKNLKEMGFA
- a CDS encoding DUF1232 domain-containing protein, which produces MNSFFFGGNKPGSFRLFRLLLHFPNFVKLAWRLFVDERVPVYRKAILILAELLAVVFAIAYLVNPLDFDFIPIFGRVDDLLIGAFVILVPSAWLFIRLCPEPIVREHVERISRGE
- a CDS encoding Do family serine endopeptidase; translated protein: MFRLRPTLRNPVRVILVLVVLIVAAGVIIDRDTNQFTLQTAVGQTNDTLQTSEDFQHLERANRAFIDLVARTRPAVVQITTTTQRNRIITPERQQITPEQEEQFRDFFGDEFFRRFFRDPEQEQRDQQAPRQRIFPNPAPVRGVGSGVIVSDDGYILTNNHVIERSDEISVTLSNGKEYPAELVGRDAAGTEVSGTDLAVLKIDAEGLPTLPFGDSDQLEVGEWVIAIGTPLNFSQTVTRGIVSAKGRPGWFSGIKYGNFIQTDAPINRGNSGGALINIRGELVGINTAIITGGLSTGNIGIGFAVPSKMAQQVLPQLIKHGKVERGWLGISMRNVDQDLAEKLNFDTPRGAFVRGVSKGSPADTAGIQRSDVIVEFNGETIRDINDLMHVVAATEVGKSVEVIVLRDGTEEKRLTVKLGKRTEEVIAKLNAQLQEAENMRPELRGARLNRDQQKEAFAGLQVQNLTPAIAERYDYASDEKGVVVTQVESGSNAEKKGIVPGSLIQEMEWTEIDDLASYSRLVEQLTSENKKQVLLYVKSPNGQGSAYVTIKVSTSDDTSDR